Proteins from a single region of Pseudodesulfovibrio portus:
- a CDS encoding chemotaxis protein CheX has protein sequence MGKINYNVNFINPFLQAVIHVLQTMAHVQANPEQPYLNEERKAIGDVTGIIGITGYSKGTMSITLEKDVILKIVNNMLFEEYSEINEEICDAVGELTNMISGQARAKLSQQGQSFDASTPTIFSGRGIEIKHVASAPVLSIPFTTDEGRFVVEVAFESS, from the coding sequence ATGGGAAAAATCAACTATAACGTCAACTTTATCAATCCGTTCCTGCAGGCGGTTATCCACGTGTTGCAGACGATGGCCCACGTGCAGGCCAATCCGGAACAACCCTATTTGAATGAGGAGCGCAAAGCCATTGGTGACGTCACAGGCATCATCGGCATTACGGGGTATTCCAAGGGCACAATGTCCATCACCCTGGAAAAGGATGTGATACTCAAGATCGTGAACAACATGCTTTTTGAGGAATACTCTGAGATCAACGAAGAAATTTGTGATGCCGTCGGTGAGCTGACAAACATGATTTCGGGCCAGGCCAGGGCCAAACTGTCACAGCAGGGGCAGAGCTTCGATGCCTCGACCCCGACCATTTTTTCCGGCAGGGGAATCGAGATCAAGCATGTGGCCAGCGCTCCGGTTCTGTCCATTCCGTTCACCACCGATGAAGGACGATTCGTGGTCGAAGTGGCATTCGAATCCAGTTGA
- a CDS encoding O-linked N-acetylglucosamine transferase, SPINDLY family protein, with the protein MEQAIVNGYNDASRLLMENKLDAALAVCLSLLKQAPGNSAVLNLAGSTLYRKKMLPEAESLLLAANEIAPEIEEITLNLVRVLRKRKRIQPAINILEQRLACNPASSRMLSTLGEIFYYDSQFAAAARVFEQLLTIEPGNVDGLFRLACAYQECDMTEAAFDAYWKILALSPDHPDAHVNLAQIYKSLGNHAKSLELFQRAADLVPGDPAHASRALFCLNYTFAEGSRLLEKAMQWADKHTDCLSSDQPLARRKTRADGRIGLGFISADYTRHPVGKLFLPVLKCLDRDRFDVHCFSNVDIEDDMTALYRSVAPNFNEIHHLDDRSACSLIQSRDIDILVDLSGHSNGNRLGVLARKCAPVQIMWLGYFNTTGVAAMDYVLADEINVPPGQEAFYREKVLRLADSFFPYVPSSETAPAKRDQAAPINFGCFNDSGKINDTVLTAWAAILENVPKSRIYLKSRTFSDQWVKNLFLDRAMRLGIAPHRIIFLGPSDYDAYIKDYAKVDIALDPFPYSGGATTADALSTGTPVLTCPFDSFGSRLSASILSACDLDNLVCTSIEDYIARTVRLGTDHSLLTTTTDTLLRNFASSRFCDVERFTRNFEQVLLTTLN; encoded by the coding sequence TTGGAACAGGCTATCGTCAACGGCTACAACGACGCATCACGGCTTCTCATGGAAAACAAGCTGGATGCCGCCCTTGCCGTTTGCCTGTCGTTGCTCAAACAAGCTCCGGGCAACAGTGCCGTGCTCAATCTCGCCGGTTCAACCCTTTACCGCAAAAAGATGCTGCCCGAAGCGGAGTCGCTGCTTCTTGCTGCCAACGAAATCGCACCGGAGATCGAGGAAATCACCTTGAATCTCGTCCGGGTCCTGCGCAAAAGGAAACGGATTCAGCCGGCGATCAATATCCTCGAACAGAGGCTGGCCTGCAATCCCGCCTCTTCCCGCATGCTGTCTACCCTGGGAGAAATCTTTTATTATGACAGCCAGTTCGCTGCCGCCGCACGGGTCTTTGAACAACTCCTTACCATAGAGCCCGGCAATGTGGACGGCCTATTCCGCTTGGCCTGCGCCTACCAGGAATGCGACATGACCGAGGCGGCTTTTGACGCCTATTGGAAGATCCTGGCCCTCTCCCCTGACCACCCGGATGCGCACGTCAATCTTGCCCAGATATACAAATCACTGGGAAACCATGCTAAATCGCTGGAATTGTTTCAACGGGCAGCCGACCTCGTACCGGGTGACCCCGCCCATGCGAGTCGGGCGCTCTTCTGCCTGAACTACACCTTTGCCGAGGGCTCCCGGCTTCTTGAAAAAGCCATGCAATGGGCTGATAAACATACCGACTGCCTGTCTTCCGACCAACCGCTTGCCCGCAGAAAGACACGCGCTGACGGCCGCATCGGGCTGGGATTCATTTCCGCCGACTACACCCGGCACCCTGTGGGCAAGCTGTTCCTTCCGGTCCTCAAATGTCTTGATCGTGATCGCTTCGACGTCCACTGCTTCTCGAACGTCGATATTGAAGACGACATGACCGCTTTATACCGGTCCGTTGCCCCCAATTTCAATGAAATACATCACTTGGACGACCGTTCGGCCTGTTCCCTGATCCAGAGCCGGGACATCGACATCCTGGTCGACCTCTCGGGCCACTCCAACGGCAACCGGCTTGGGGTGCTGGCCCGCAAATGCGCTCCGGTCCAGATCATGTGGCTGGGTTACTTCAATACCACAGGCGTGGCGGCCATGGACTACGTACTGGCCGACGAGATCAATGTCCCGCCCGGACAGGAAGCGTTCTACCGCGAAAAGGTGCTCCGGCTGGCAGATTCCTTTTTCCCTTACGTGCCCTCTTCCGAGACAGCACCTGCCAAACGGGACCAGGCCGCTCCGATAAACTTCGGATGTTTCAATGATTCCGGCAAGATCAACGACACCGTACTCACGGCTTGGGCGGCCATCCTCGAAAATGTCCCGAAGAGTCGCATTTACCTGAAAAGCAGGACTTTTTCCGACCAATGGGTCAAAAACCTGTTCCTTGACCGGGCCATGCGCCTGGGAATAGCTCCGCACCGAATCATCTTCCTCGGCCCCAGTGATTATGACGCATATATCAAGGATTACGCAAAGGTGGACATCGCCCTTGACCCGTTCCCCTACTCGGGCGGTGCGACCACGGCAGACGCCCTGTCCACGGGAACGCCCGTGCTGACCTGTCCGTTCGACAGTTTCGGTTCACGCCTGAGCGCGTCCATACTCTCGGCCTGCGACCTGGACAACCTCGTCTGCACGAGTATTGAGGATTATATCGCCCGGACCGTCCGCCTTGGCACCGACCACAGCCTGCTGACCACAACCACCGATACCCTACTGCGCAATTTCGCTTCCTCGCGATTCTGCGATGTGGAGCGTTTCACACGTAATTTCGAACAGGTACTGCTGACCACGTTGAACTGA
- a CDS encoding flagellar protein FlaG, which yields MNIPEITIEMKQELRSESVVQAKAMARPPVQEASSQPPVDAVNQQRETRSDNRQSEKFTREELNSMLSQAEEHFASNDVKLKFNVLEENDTIQVEIIDSDGKTIRKIPEDDLLKLSESLKNLGKGFLDKVS from the coding sequence ATGAATATCCCCGAAATCACCATAGAGATGAAGCAGGAACTGCGCTCGGAGAGCGTTGTTCAGGCGAAGGCTATGGCCAGGCCGCCCGTTCAGGAGGCGTCGAGTCAACCACCGGTTGATGCAGTCAACCAGCAAAGAGAGACTCGCTCCGACAACAGGCAATCCGAAAAGTTCACCAGGGAAGAATTGAACTCCATGCTCTCGCAGGCCGAGGAGCATTTCGCGTCCAATGACGTCAAGTTGAAGTTCAACGTCCTTGAGGAAAACGACACCATTCAGGTCGAGATCATCGATTCAGACGGAAAGACTATTCGCAAGATTCCCGAAGACGACCTTCTCAAGCTCTCCGAATCGCTTAAGAATCTCGGAAAGGGTTTTCTCGACAAAGTGTCCTGA
- a CDS encoding FapA family protein — MPFLLKHHFNPNWDPAKLTPEEQADGSVDHTRLNFVQSFTAGDVIAEWVEPEASGEDTESRFLYDTKVFPAGKGTGIRKKCPDKLFAAVDGYACYRDEKIVVRQTLTVRRDVDYHTGNIDFIADIVLEGSVRSGFEIIGRTVSVRDQIEAAHVKARQELRCKGGVKGGGGAFLESARNMKLAYCENGTLKSRRDILIKGALMHSDVFADGRLAVGGRLTGGTVHAYESVYVGGQLGGGLDTITAVVLGYQPSLLYKDAEHNRRIKQLHADIASYEKALNKNDEYRDEIRFLQESAIKELELLKALKVKLWDGIYATERLDRCKVIVPGVVKPGVEVSIGSAYLKVDDYLENVYFYYENDDVKIGYSTAKDRR; from the coding sequence ATGCCTTTTCTTCTCAAGCACCATTTCAATCCGAATTGGGACCCCGCCAAGCTTACTCCCGAGGAGCAGGCTGACGGGAGCGTTGACCACACCCGACTCAATTTTGTTCAGAGCTTCACAGCCGGTGACGTGATTGCCGAATGGGTGGAGCCGGAAGCGTCCGGTGAAGACACGGAGTCTCGATTTCTTTATGATACAAAGGTGTTCCCGGCCGGAAAAGGGACCGGGATCAGGAAGAAATGTCCCGATAAGCTGTTTGCGGCAGTGGACGGGTATGCCTGCTACCGGGATGAGAAGATTGTTGTCAGGCAGACACTGACGGTTCGTCGCGATGTTGACTATCACACTGGCAACATCGATTTTATTGCCGATATCGTTCTGGAAGGGTCGGTACGTTCAGGTTTCGAGATCATCGGTCGTACCGTATCGGTCCGAGACCAGATCGAGGCGGCTCACGTCAAGGCGCGCCAGGAGTTGCGCTGCAAGGGGGGCGTCAAGGGCGGTGGCGGGGCCTTCCTGGAGTCAGCCCGAAACATGAAGCTGGCTTACTGCGAAAACGGTACGCTCAAGTCCCGACGGGATATCCTGATCAAGGGGGCGTTGATGCATAGCGACGTGTTTGCGGACGGTCGGTTGGCCGTGGGTGGCAGGCTGACGGGTGGTACCGTTCACGCGTATGAAAGCGTCTACGTCGGCGGACAGCTGGGGGGCGGGCTGGACACGATTACTGCGGTCGTGCTGGGCTATCAGCCGTCATTGTTGTACAAGGATGCGGAGCACAACAGGCGCATCAAGCAACTCCACGCTGATATCGCATCCTATGAAAAAGCCTTGAATAAGAATGACGAATATCGTGACGAAATACGTTTCCTGCAAGAGTCGGCCATAAAGGAACTGGAATTGTTGAAGGCGTTGAAGGTCAAACTTTGGGACGGCATATACGCCACCGAACGCCTGGACCGCTGCAAGGTCATCGTCCCAGGTGTGGTCAAGCCGGGAGTGGAGGTCAGTATCGGCTCGGCTTACCTAAAGGTTGATGATTATTTGGAAAATGTATACTTTTATTATGAGAATGATGACGTGAAAATTGGTTATTCCACCGCAAAAGACAGAAGATAG
- a CDS encoding PEP/pyruvate-binding domain-containing protein: MAKSEKQTEKDAPVAKPKKSGAKVETLMKKLVLNGAEIKKIGEEAELLVGGKNYNTAIISQVSGIRAPEFRAISSHAFHTILDDTKVNAAVVRATVEKEYNRVDWNSDAVNEDSEYLQHFVREVGKKIKEQSTKQSGTPIRLRTFVNNVVEGFATSPEGIDQLRMRSVLVQSAILSVDVPEEIGKEIMAAYTSICKEAGMDDVPVAVRSSAAGEDSRKKAFAGLQDTYLNIVGADECLQAYHWDCASAYNLRSMTYRREAILDAITKAEETGDDSIAENAKKEWAIEHTSLSVCIMRMINPVISGTAFSADTATGCRGTDRNDLVSIDASYGLGEAVVGGMVTPDKFYVFQRDGGREVVIRYMGCKEKKIVYKEDGSGTHVVKVPDNEINRWSLSIAQAEMVAQGVRAISQAYGDMIMDTEFCIDKTDRLWFVQARPETRWNEDFEHHPDTIFMRRLEVDKKAIDSAEVILEGNGASRGAGQGTVKYLRSALELNKINKGDILAAERTDPDMVPGMRIASAILADVGGDTSHAAITSRELGIPAIIGIQRLEALRSMDGQQVTVDGSRGKVYRGELPLVEVGGEINVAELPATKTKVGLILADVGQALFLSRLRQVPDFEIGLLRAEFMLGNIGVHPMALEAYDKDALNDLVEHKIQEMDKRLTKVMKEQLDTGLITMPLKLREYVGLITGLDKKMEALAEQEGARSTEEVLAMHRKLREMDHKLDEHIALATERLDVLKTSIDPEAHVSVVLGYHDMLEPMPGTRSEAWKIRQGHEKIVNEYVERLSGEPEFIAHIDKITSLREEVALKMGLKSEMDEVATLPERIRTLLEQRGYTTGKENYIQTLAQGLALFAMAFYGSNIVYRTTDFKSNEYRNLLGGLLFEAHEDNPMIGYRGVSRNIHDWELEAFKLARGIYGGKNLSIMFPFVRTLEEARSMKRYLKQVHNLESGKDDLKVILMAEIPSNAVLCKEFLKEVDGFSIGSNDMTQMVLATDRDNASLQHIYDEEDPAVVWAILSAIFAGQKVGKKVGFCGQGVSNSVILRGLVAIAGIVSASVVPDTYHQTKLDMAAVEAEEIKTRDLGEWLKKQHMIKLQDLLEANSYGHILKKYKSPEDFMEWYEGELDRFSEQLRDHMETPKEEFYRQEMEQFRSVFHKPVIYASWDWQYTVQDAMRHAGFDSFDEQEAALEKQRTMKW, translated from the coding sequence ATGGCCAAAAGCGAGAAGCAGACCGAGAAGGACGCGCCGGTAGCCAAACCCAAGAAATCGGGCGCCAAGGTCGAGACCTTGATGAAGAAGCTTGTCCTCAACGGGGCCGAGATTAAAAAGATCGGTGAAGAAGCCGAACTGCTGGTAGGCGGCAAAAACTACAACACAGCCATCATCAGTCAGGTCTCCGGTATCCGGGCCCCTGAATTTCGGGCCATTTCCTCCCATGCATTTCATACAATATTGGACGACACCAAAGTCAACGCCGCCGTGGTGCGGGCCACGGTCGAGAAGGAATACAATCGCGTCGATTGGAATTCCGACGCGGTCAACGAAGATTCCGAATACCTGCAGCATTTCGTGCGCGAGGTAGGCAAGAAGATCAAGGAGCAGTCCACCAAGCAGTCGGGCACGCCCATCCGCCTGAGGACTTTCGTCAACAACGTGGTCGAAGGCTTCGCCACTTCTCCCGAAGGCATCGATCAGCTCCGCATGCGTTCCGTGCTCGTCCAGTCCGCCATCCTGTCCGTGGATGTCCCGGAGGAGATAGGCAAGGAGATCATGGCCGCCTATACCTCCATCTGCAAGGAAGCCGGCATGGACGACGTTCCGGTGGCCGTGCGTTCCTCCGCAGCCGGCGAGGACAGCCGCAAGAAGGCTTTCGCCGGTCTTCAGGACACCTACCTGAACATCGTGGGTGCCGATGAATGCCTCCAGGCCTACCATTGGGATTGCGCCTCCGCCTATAACCTGCGCTCCATGACCTATCGCCGTGAAGCCATCCTCGACGCCATCACCAAGGCCGAGGAGACGGGCGACGATTCCATTGCCGAAAACGCAAAGAAGGAGTGGGCCATCGAGCACACTTCGCTTTCCGTGTGCATCATGCGGATGATCAATCCGGTCATCTCCGGTACCGCGTTTTCCGCAGATACGGCCACCGGTTGCCGAGGCACCGACCGGAACGATCTGGTGTCCATCGACGCCAGCTACGGATTGGGTGAGGCGGTTGTCGGCGGCATGGTAACTCCCGATAAATTTTACGTATTCCAGCGAGATGGCGGTCGCGAGGTCGTGATCCGCTACATGGGCTGCAAGGAAAAGAAGATCGTCTACAAGGAAGACGGCAGCGGTACCCACGTGGTCAAGGTCCCGGACAACGAGATCAACCGCTGGTCCCTGTCCATCGCCCAGGCGGAAATGGTCGCCCAGGGTGTGCGCGCCATCTCGCAGGCCTACGGCGACATGATCATGGACACCGAGTTCTGCATCGACAAGACCGATCGTCTGTGGTTCGTCCAGGCCCGCCCGGAAACCCGCTGGAACGAAGATTTCGAACATCATCCCGACACCATCTTCATGCGTCGCCTGGAAGTGGACAAGAAGGCCATCGACTCCGCCGAGGTCATCCTCGAGGGCAACGGGGCGTCCCGCGGCGCAGGGCAGGGCACGGTCAAGTACCTGCGTTCCGCCCTGGAGTTGAACAAGATCAACAAGGGCGACATCCTGGCCGCCGAGCGCACCGACCCGGACATGGTGCCGGGCATGCGCATCGCTTCGGCCATCCTGGCCGACGTGGGCGGCGACACCAGCCACGCGGCCATCACCTCCCGCGAGCTGGGCATCCCGGCCATCATCGGCATCCAGCGGCTTGAGGCCCTGCGCTCCATGGACGGGCAGCAGGTCACGGTCGACGGCTCCCGGGGCAAGGTCTATCGCGGCGAGCTTCCCCTGGTGGAAGTGGGCGGCGAGATCAACGTGGCCGAACTGCCCGCCACCAAGACCAAGGTCGGCCTGATCCTGGCCGACGTGGGCCAGGCCCTGTTCCTGTCCCGCCTGCGTCAGGTGCCCGATTTCGAGATCGGCCTGCTGCGCGCCGAGTTCATGCTCGGCAACATCGGCGTCCATCCCATGGCGCTCGAGGCGTACGACAAGGATGCCCTCAACGACCTGGTCGAACACAAGATCCAGGAAATGGACAAGCGTCTGACCAAGGTCATGAAGGAGCAGCTCGATACCGGTCTGATCACCATGCCGCTCAAGCTGCGGGAATACGTCGGCCTGATCACCGGTCTGGACAAGAAGATGGAGGCTCTGGCCGAACAGGAAGGGGCTCGCTCCACCGAGGAAGTCCTGGCCATGCATCGCAAGCTCCGCGAGATGGACCACAAGCTGGACGAGCATATCGCCCTGGCCACCGAACGTCTCGACGTGCTCAAGACCTCCATCGATCCGGAAGCACATGTGTCGGTCGTTCTCGGCTATCACGACATGCTTGAGCCCATGCCGGGCACGCGTTCCGAGGCCTGGAAGATCCGCCAGGGACATGAGAAGATCGTGAACGAATATGTGGAGCGTTTGAGCGGGGAGCCCGAATTCATCGCCCACATCGACAAGATCACCAGCCTGCGAGAGGAAGTGGCCCTCAAGATGGGGCTCAAGTCGGAGATGGATGAGGTGGCGACCCTGCCCGAGCGCATCCGTACGCTGCTTGAACAGCGCGGGTACACCACCGGCAAGGAAAATTACATTCAGACATTGGCCCAGGGACTGGCCCTGTTCGCCATGGCCTTCTACGGCAGCAATATCGTCTACCGGACCACGGACTTCAAGTCCAACGAGTACCGGAACCTGCTCGGCGGCCTGCTCTTCGAGGCCCACGAGGACAACCCCATGATCGGCTACCGTGGCGTGTCCCGCAACATCCACGACTGGGAGTTGGAAGCGTTCAAGCTGGCCCGCGGCATCTATGGCGGAAAGAATCTGTCCATCATGTTCCCGTTCGTCCGCACCCTGGAAGAAGCCCGCTCCATGAAGCGGTACCTGAAGCAGGTGCACAACCTGGAATCCGGCAAGGACGATCTCAAGGTCATCCTCATGGCCGAGATCCCGAGTAACGCGGTCCTTTGCAAGGAATTCCTCAAGGAAGTCGACGGGTTCTCCATCGGTTCCAACGACATGACCCAGATGGTTCTGGCCACGGACCGTGACAACGCCAGTCTGCAGCATATCTACGATGAGGAAGATCCGGCCGTGGTATGGGCCATCCTGTCCGCCATCTTCGCCGGCCAGAAGGTCGGCAAGAAGGTCGGTTTCTGCGGCCAGGGCGTTTCCAACTCGGTCATCCTGCGCGGCCTGGTGGCAATCGCAGGCATCGTGTCCGCCTCTGTCGTCCCCGACACCTACCACCAGACAAAGCTCGACATGGCGGCGGTCGAGGCCGAAGAGATCAAAACCCGCGATCTGGGCGAGTGGCTCAAGAAACAGCATATGATCAAGCTCCAGGACCTCCTGGAGGCCAACAGCTACGGTCATATCCTCAAGAAATACAAGTCCCCCGAGGACTTCATGGAATGGTACGAAGGGGAACTGGATCGCTTCAGCGAACAGCTGCGCGACCATATGGAAACTCCCAAGGAAGAATTCTACCGCCAGGAAATGGAGCAGTTCCGTTCCGTGTTCCACAAGCCGGTCATCTATGCCAGCTGGGATTGGCAGTACACCGTGCAGGACGCCATGCGTCATGCCGGGTTCGATTCCTTTGACGAGCAGGAGGCCGCGCTGGAGAAGCAGCGCACCATGAAGTGGTAA
- a CDS encoding OmpA/MotB family protein, which produces MAQKAEEVIERKPPQDPPADEGLPPWMATFADMVTLLLCFFVLLLSFAEQSETKYRDALGSIRGAFGVREVRAVTDEMAMFDTTSKETKELASQISHDERLLLGVVMRIKSLLEDEDPEIKEGTGVSADRDGVIFSANSAALFQPGSADLSPEATTILDKVITILKDYKLSIVVRGHTDDQPVSTPRYPSNWELSAARSAVALNYIITKGHIQINRAKAVGYADTRPAVPNDSDENRKINQRVEFYLHMPQRDAW; this is translated from the coding sequence GTGGCTCAAAAAGCGGAAGAAGTCATAGAGCGCAAGCCTCCTCAAGACCCACCGGCCGATGAGGGGCTGCCGCCGTGGATGGCGACATTCGCCGACATGGTGACGTTGTTGCTGTGCTTTTTCGTGCTTCTTCTGTCCTTTGCCGAACAGAGTGAGACGAAATACAGGGATGCCTTGGGATCGATCAGGGGCGCTTTTGGCGTTCGCGAAGTCCGTGCCGTGACCGATGAGATGGCCATGTTCGACACCACCAGCAAGGAAACCAAGGAACTGGCGTCGCAGATTTCCCATGATGAGCGCCTTTTGCTCGGCGTGGTCATGCGTATCAAATCCCTGCTTGAAGACGAGGACCCCGAGATCAAGGAAGGAACGGGTGTTTCGGCTGACAGGGACGGTGTGATCTTCAGCGCCAATTCTGCGGCTCTATTTCAGCCGGGCTCTGCGGATCTCTCCCCCGAAGCCACAACGATTCTCGACAAGGTGATCACGATACTCAAGGATTACAAGCTCAGCATCGTCGTGCGCGGACATACCGACGACCAACCGGTTTCCACACCTCGCTATCCATCCAATTGGGAACTTTCCGCAGCCCGGTCCGCAGTGGCTCTCAATTATATAATCACCAAGGGCCATATTCAGATCAATCGGGCCAAGGCCGTGGGGTATGCGGATACCCGTCCGGCGGTTCCCAATGATTCTGATGAAAACAGGAAGATAAATCAGCGAGTCGAGTTCTATCTCCACATGCCCCAAAGGGATGCCTGGTAG
- a CDS encoding undecaprenyl-diphosphate phosphatase, giving the protein MAPWYVAFILGVVEGLTEFLPISSTGHLIVTGHLLDFIGPKADTFEVVIQLGAILAVVVLYWERFVGLLKTNPTQRFSGPYGIWLLFLTSLPAVIVGLLAHPYIKKFLFTPYTVAVALAVGAVLIFIVEAMDKKDTVTTLDEITPGLALGIGLFQCLALWPGFSRSAATIMGGMLLGTRRKVAAEYSFIAAVPIMFAATGYDFMQSYQLFETGDLICLLIGFVVSFISAWLAIKGFIYLLGKLTLRPFAVYRLALAPLILLFM; this is encoded by the coding sequence ATGGCCCCCTGGTACGTCGCTTTCATTCTCGGAGTCGTTGAAGGACTGACCGAATTTCTCCCCATCTCCAGCACCGGCCACCTCATCGTCACAGGCCACCTCCTGGATTTCATCGGCCCCAAGGCCGATACTTTTGAAGTCGTCATCCAGCTCGGTGCCATCCTGGCCGTTGTGGTTCTTTATTGGGAACGGTTCGTCGGCCTGCTCAAAACCAACCCGACACAGCGGTTTTCCGGTCCTTACGGCATCTGGCTCCTGTTCCTGACTTCCCTGCCCGCAGTCATCGTAGGCCTCCTGGCACACCCGTATATCAAAAAATTTCTCTTCACGCCGTACACCGTGGCCGTGGCACTGGCCGTAGGCGCGGTGCTCATATTCATCGTCGAGGCCATGGACAAGAAGGACACGGTCACGACCCTGGATGAAATAACTCCCGGCCTGGCCCTGGGCATCGGCCTTTTCCAGTGCCTGGCCCTTTGGCCCGGCTTCTCGCGCTCCGCCGCCACCATCATGGGCGGCATGCTGCTCGGCACCAGGCGCAAGGTGGCCGCCGAGTACTCGTTTATTGCTGCCGTGCCCATCATGTTCGCCGCAACCGGCTATGATTTCATGCAAAGCTACCAACTTTTCGAGACAGGCGACCTGATCTGCCTGCTCATCGGCTTTGTGGTCTCGTTCATCTCCGCCTGGTTGGCCATCAAGGGGTTTATTTACTTGCTCGGCAAGCTGACCCTGCGCCCGTTCGCCGTATACAGGCTCGCCCTGGCCCCCTTGATTCTCCTGTTTATGTAA
- a CDS encoding motility protein A, translating into MDIATLIGLVGAFGLVLTTIFMGGNAAGFIDIPSVVVVLGGTFAVTFVMFPMGVVINAIKVGMKTLLFKSNDAQEIIRLIGTLSETARRESLVALEKVNIEDQFLKKGVMLVVDGSSEALVRSVMEIELEFMKQRHRQGQAVFKGMGTMAPAFGMIGTLIGLVNMLSNLSDPASIGPAMAVALLTTFYGAVMANVVFLPMATKLEERSAEDVLFMQIMIEGVASLQRGDHPSIVKEKLQAFLAPALREES; encoded by the coding sequence ATGGATATCGCAACTCTTATTGGACTTGTCGGCGCATTCGGCCTCGTATTGACAACTATTTTTATGGGTGGCAATGCCGCCGGGTTTATCGATATTCCTTCTGTCGTCGTCGTTCTCGGCGGTACTTTCGCGGTCACCTTTGTCATGTTCCCCATGGGAGTCGTGATCAATGCGATCAAGGTCGGCATGAAGACCTTGCTTTTCAAGTCGAACGACGCGCAGGAAATCATCCGTCTCATCGGGACGTTGTCGGAAACAGCCCGAAGGGAGAGTCTCGTGGCTCTGGAAAAGGTCAATATCGAAGACCAGTTCCTGAAAAAAGGCGTCATGCTCGTGGTGGACGGCTCCAGTGAAGCCCTTGTCCGTTCCGTAATGGAGATTGAGCTGGAGTTCATGAAACAACGGCACAGGCAGGGCCAGGCAGTGTTCAAGGGGATGGGCACCATGGCTCCGGCATTCGGCATGATCGGTACTCTCATCGGTCTGGTCAACATGCTCTCCAACCTGTCCGATCCGGCGTCGATCGGTCCCGCAATGGCCGTTGCCCTCCTGACGACGTTTTACGGTGCGGTCATGGCCAACGTCGTCTTTCTCCCCATGGCGACCAAACTTGAGGAGCGGTCGGCGGAAGACGTCCTGTTCATGCAGATCATGATCGAAGGTGTGGCTTCGTTGCAGCGCGGCGATCATCCGTCCATCGTCAAGGAAAAGCTCCAGGCTTTCCTGGCGCCGGCCCTGCGCGAGGAGTCCTAG
- a CDS encoding flagellar motor protein MotB, whose translation MAEKDIIEEQAGGGPKSDPPKPAEGIPPWMATFADMVTLLLCFFVLLLSFTNQDVANFKTMMGSIQEAMGVQKEDSGAFATPYADTSFKERKSVRENREIVELGARIKKSIRSRDLTSMARVSSDKSGVMLRLNNQAMFAQGSAELTSGAREGLKVVIDAMENSEFNLIIRGHTDGDLTESSIYHSNWALSAARAARCLRYILENSSIPASRMKAVGYADAKPILPSTSEENRRINRRVEFFYLPQGRSKW comes from the coding sequence ATGGCTGAAAAAGATATTATTGAAGAACAGGCGGGCGGTGGGCCGAAATCCGATCCGCCCAAGCCGGCAGAAGGGATTCCGCCTTGGATGGCGACATTCGCCGACATGGTGACGTTGCTTTTGTGTTTTTTCGTTCTGCTCCTATCCTTTACCAATCAGGATGTCGCCAACTTCAAGACCATGATGGGCTCCATCCAGGAGGCCATGGGCGTTCAGAAAGAGGATTCCGGGGCCTTTGCCACGCCCTATGCGGACACAAGTTTCAAGGAGCGCAAGAGCGTTCGCGAGAACCGTGAGATCGTGGAGCTCGGGGCGCGCATCAAGAAATCCATCCGTTCCCGTGATCTGACGAGCATGGCCAGAGTCAGTTCCGACAAGTCCGGCGTCATGCTTCGGTTGAATAACCAGGCCATGTTCGCCCAGGGTTCCGCCGAGTTGACCAGTGGAGCCAGAGAGGGGCTGAAGGTGGTCATCGACGCCATGGAAAACAGTGAGTTCAACCTTATCATCCGTGGGCATACCGACGGCGATCTGACCGAATCATCCATCTACCATTCCAATTGGGCTTTGTCTGCGGCTCGAGCTGCACGCTGCCTCCGCTACATACTGGAAAATTCATCCATACCCGCGAGTCGCATGAAGGCCGTCGGCTATGCAGATGCCAAGCCCATTTTGCCCTCCACCTCGGAGGAAAATCGGCGAATCAACCGCAGGGTGGAGTTCTTCTACTTGCCCCAAGGTCGATCGAAATGGTGA